Proteins from one Pectinophora gossypiella chromosome 19, ilPecGoss1.1, whole genome shotgun sequence genomic window:
- the LOC126375700 gene encoding speckle-type POZ protein-like: MSSINYTTRTEGQTKINTIIWTVPNFINLLENKTTREFRTEKSKDSSVAEVADSRFQLKMQFLGRDNDIIEIYYLSPNPVFLKSILTICLKRFEERSIVIKEYHTVQANKWQYLATLYKRDIASYDGRDIFLLSDGSLRLKFQFMVTNDIKVDRSNVPEAQLSNDFENLLNNGLFSDVTMKSAENVEYKVHKAVLASRSAVLKAHFEHNTTECFTNVVESPLESEVLREVLTFIYSDKAPRVDEIPEKLLAAADYYQLSRLKSLCEEALHKKLTVENAIETLQLADLHSANTLKQLTLEFIKDGQAKLITKTEGWAKVKSVELIKRIYEYIMTDDVEADIK; the protein is encoded by the coding sequence ATGTCCAGTATAAATTATACAACCCGCACAGAAGGCCAaacaaaaatcaatacaataaTATGGACAGTGCCCAATTTCATAAATCTTTTAGAGAATAAGACTACCAGAGAATTTCGAACAGAAAAATCTAAAGATTCCAGTGTTGCTGAAGTTGCTGATTCCAGATTTCAACTGAAAATGCAATTTTTGGGTAGAGATAACGATATAATCGAGATATACTATTTGTCACCAAACCCGGTTTTTCTGAAGTCAATTTTAACAATTTGTCTGAAGCGATTTGAAGAACGGTCCATAGTTATAAAAGAATACCATACAGTGCAAGCTAATAAGTGGCAGTATCTTGCGACGCTTTACAAGAGAGACATAGCGAGCTATGATGGCCGCGATATATTCCTTTTAAGTGACGGTAGCTTACGGCTAAAATTCCAGTTTATGGTAACTAACGACATCAAAGTCGATCGCTCCAATGTACCAGAAGCTCAACTGAGTAATGACTTTGAGAACTTACTAAACAATGGTCTGTTTTCTGATGTTACAATGAAGTCTGCTGAAAATGTGGAATACAAAGTGCATAAAGCGGTACTAGCGAGTAGGAGCGCAGTCTTGAAGGCGCATTTTGAACATAACACCACTGAATGCTTCACCAATGTTGTTGAATCTCCATTAGAGTCTGAAGTGCTGCGTGAGGTTCTGACCTTCATATACAGTGATAAAGCTCCGAGAGTGGATGAAATACCAGAGAAACTATTAGCAGCAGCAGACTACTACCAACTCAGCAGGCTAAAGAGTCTATGTGAGGAAGCCTTACATAAGAAACTGACTGTAGAAAATGCAATAGAAACTCTACAGTTGGCAGATTTACACTCAGCAAATACATTGAAACAATTGACCTTAGAATTCATTAAAGATGGACAGGCTAAACTCATTACCAAGACTGAAGGCTGGGCAAAGGTAAAATCAGTTGAATTAATCAAAAGAATATATGAATACATCATGACTGATGATGTGGAAGCAGAtataaaatag